A window of the Carassius carassius chromosome 36, fCarCar2.1, whole genome shotgun sequence genome harbors these coding sequences:
- the LOC132116948 gene encoding phosducin-like protein — MTTLDDKILGEKLQYYYSSSEDEESDHEEEENASKSIRDQEVLDVELDYSADGSSVNTGPKGVINDWRKYKQLENEQRLEQQKEMERLIKKLSMTCKSHLEEEADRQKQKELQDKITGKMNLHVDDEEEEEEDDDEAFLQQYRLQRMEEMRRQVCGGRRFEKLIDISSGEEFLRAVDEEGKNTLVLVHIYEPEVPACQAMDGSLLCLALQYPMVKFCRVQGSAVGTSALFRSSALPALLLYRGGELVGNLVRVSDQLGDDFYATDVEALLQEYGLLPEKYTQSNTHSSIRNAAVTHPNDSDSDLDID; from the exons ATGACCACACTTGATGATAAGATCCTTGGGGAGAAGCTGCAGTATTACTACAGCAGCAGTGAGGATGAAGAGAGCGATCATGAGGAAGAGGAGAACGCATCCAAAAGCATCCGCGACCAGGAGGTGCTGGATGTGGAACTGGACTACAGCGCCGATGGCAGTTCGGTCAACACTG GGCCGAAGGGAGTGATCAATGACTGGCGTAAATACAAACAGCTGGAGAATGAGCAGCGCCTGGAGCAGCAGAAAGAGATGGAGCGACTCATCAAGAAACTCAGCATGACCTGCAAGTCACATCTGGAGGAAGAAGCCGACAGACAGAAACAGAAGGAGCTGCAGGATAAGATCACAGGCAAG ATGAATCTCCATGTGgatgatgaagaagaggaggaggaggatgatgatgaagcCTTCCTCCAGCAGTATCGGCTGCAGCGCATGGAGGAGATGCGGCGGCAGGTGTGTGGTGGGCGGCGCTTTGAAAAGTTGATTGACATCTCATCGGGGGAGGAGTTCCTGCGTGCCGTAGACGAGGAGGGCAAGAACACTCTGGTGCTGGTCCACATCTACGAGCCAGAGGTGCCCGCCTGCCAGGCCATGGATGGAAGCCTGCTCTGCCTCGCACTGCAGTACCCAATG GTGAAGTTCTGTCGAGTCCAGGGCTCTGCGGTCGGCACCAGCGCTCTTTTCCGCAGTTCAGCTTTGCCAGCCCTGCTGCTGTACCGTGGCGGTGAGCTGGTGGGGAATCTGGTGCGTGTGTCCGATCAGCTCGGAGATGATTTCTACGCCACAGACGTTGAAGCCCTGCTGCAGGAATATGGGCTTCTTCCCGAGAAATacacacagtcaaacacacactcGTCTATTCGCAATGCCGCTGTCACTCACCCTAACGATTCTGACAGCGACCTGGATATAGACTAA
- the LOC132116636 gene encoding urokinase plasminogen activator surface receptor-like isoform X1 — MDLQISVFLLFVLFPAGHSLSCYECSRGNSLMDVSCSDQEVYTCPTKFSKCMSATVVQQVEGITTISRGKGCSADCRSGSQNVGFLRNVIKCCDTDRCNTHYAPVQSIMVPNGKKCYYCDEKSCSNILCCSGSEDGCFTITPKNLKEKELSKNSRNQPMVVKGCISKEICRSVVSNVEVISCCSGNLCNGVQSVSQSNGVQSVSESNGSVCCSLLSFILLH, encoded by the exons ATGGATCTACagatttcagtttttcttctgtTCGTTCTTTTCCCTGCAG GACACTCTCTCAGCTGTTATGAGTGCAGCAGAGGTAATAGTCTTATGGATGTTTCTTGTTCAGATCAAGAGGTTTACACATGCCCCACGAAATTTTCCAAGTGCATGAGTGCCACAGTAGTACAGCAAGTTG AGGGCATTACTACTATATCAAGGGGTAAAGGCTGTTCTGCTGACTGTCGTAGTGGTTCCCAAAATGTTGGCTTTCTAAGGAATGTCATAAAGTGTTGTGACACAGACCGATGTAACACCCATTATGCTCCAG ttcagtccaTTATGGTCCCTAATGGAAAGAAATGTTACTATTGTGATGAGAAGAGCTGCTCAAACATATTGTGCTGTTCAGGAAGTGAAGACGGCTGCTTTACAATAACACCTAAGAATCTGAAGGAAAAAGAACTttcaa AGAACTCCCGAAACCAGCCAATGGTTGTAAAAGGCTGTATCTCTAAAGAAATCTGTCGTTCAGTGGTTAGCAATGTGGAGGTCATCTCATGTTGTTCAGGGAATCTGTGTAACGGTGTTCAGAGCGTCTCTCAGAGTAACGGTGTTCAGAGCGTCTCTGAGAGTAACGGT AGCGTCTGCTGTTCTCTGCTCTCCTTCATCCTGCTCCACTGA
- the LOC132116636 gene encoding urokinase plasminogen activator surface receptor-like isoform X2: protein MDLQISVFLLFVLFPAGHSLSCYECSRGNSLMDVSCSDQEVYTCPTKFSKCMSATVVQQVEGITTISRGKGCSADCRSGSQNVGFLRNVIKCCDTDRCNTHYAPVQSIMVPNGKKCYYCDEKSCSNILCCSGSEDGCFTITPKNLKEKELSKNSRNQPMVVKGCISKEICRSVVSNVEVISCCSGNLCNGVQSVSQSNGSVCCSLLSFILLH, encoded by the exons ATGGATCTACagatttcagtttttcttctgtTCGTTCTTTTCCCTGCAG GACACTCTCTCAGCTGTTATGAGTGCAGCAGAGGTAATAGTCTTATGGATGTTTCTTGTTCAGATCAAGAGGTTTACACATGCCCCACGAAATTTTCCAAGTGCATGAGTGCCACAGTAGTACAGCAAGTTG AGGGCATTACTACTATATCAAGGGGTAAAGGCTGTTCTGCTGACTGTCGTAGTGGTTCCCAAAATGTTGGCTTTCTAAGGAATGTCATAAAGTGTTGTGACACAGACCGATGTAACACCCATTATGCTCCAG ttcagtccaTTATGGTCCCTAATGGAAAGAAATGTTACTATTGTGATGAGAAGAGCTGCTCAAACATATTGTGCTGTTCAGGAAGTGAAGACGGCTGCTTTACAATAACACCTAAGAATCTGAAGGAAAAAGAACTttcaa AGAACTCCCGAAACCAGCCAATGGTTGTAAAAGGCTGTATCTCTAAAGAAATCTGTCGTTCAGTGGTTAGCAATGTGGAGGTCATCTCATGTTGTTCAGGGAATCTGTGTAACGGTGTTCAGAGCGTCTCTCAGAGTAACGGT AGCGTCTGCTGTTCTCTGCTCTCCTTCATCCTGCTCCACTGA